The following are from one region of the Muntiacus reevesi chromosome 3, mMunRee1.1, whole genome shotgun sequence genome:
- the RPE gene encoding ribulose-phosphate 3-epimerase isoform X4, with the protein MHMMVSRPEQWVKPMAVAGANQYTFHLEATDNPGALIKDIRENGMKVGLAIKPGTSVEYLAPWANQIDMALIMTVEPGFGGQKFMEDMMPKVHWLRTQFPSLDIEVDGGVGPDTIHKCAEAGANMIVSGSAIMRSEDPRSVINLLRNVCSEAAQKRSLDR; encoded by the exons ATGCACATGATGGTGTCCAGGCCGGAACAGTGGGTAAAACCAATGGCTGTAGCAGGAGCCAATCAATACACCTTTCATCTTGAGGCTACTGACAACCCAGGAGCTTTGATCAAAGACATTCGGGAGAATGGAATGAAG GTTGGCCTTGCTATCAAACCAGGAACTTCAGTTGAGTATTTGGCACCATGGGCTAATCAAATAGATATGGCCTTGATTATGACAGTGGAACCTGGGTTTGGAGGGCAGAAATTCATGGAAGATATGATGCCAAAG GTTCATTGGTTGAGGACCCAGTTCCCATCTTTGGACATTGAGGTGGATGGGGGAGTAGGTCCTGACACCATCCATAAGTGCGCAGAG GCAGGAGCTAACATGATTGTGTCTGGCAGTGCCATTATGAGGAGTGAAGACCCCAGATCTGTGATCAACCTGTTAAGAAACGTTTGCTCAGAAGCTGCTCAGAAACGTTCTCTTGATCGATGA
- the RPE gene encoding ribulose-phosphate 3-epimerase isoform X3, producing the protein MHFVPNITFGHPVVESLRKQLGQDPFFDMHMMVSRPEQWVKPMAVAGANQYTFHLEATDNPGALIKDIRENGMKVGLAIKPGTSVEYLAPWANQIDMALIMTVEPGFGGQKFMEDMMPKVHWLRTQFPSLDIEVDGGVGPDTIHKCAEAGANMIVSGSAIMRSEDPRSVINLLRNVCSEAAQKRSLDR; encoded by the exons AT GCATTTTGTTCCCAACATCACCTTTGGTCACCCTGTGGTAGAAAGCCTCCGAAAGCAGCTAGGCCAGGACCCTTTCTTTG ACATGCACATGATGGTGTCCAGGCCGGAACAGTGGGTAAAACCAATGGCTGTAGCAGGAGCCAATCAATACACCTTTCATCTTGAGGCTACTGACAACCCAGGAGCTTTGATCAAAGACATTCGGGAGAATGGAATGAAG GTTGGCCTTGCTATCAAACCAGGAACTTCAGTTGAGTATTTGGCACCATGGGCTAATCAAATAGATATGGCCTTGATTATGACAGTGGAACCTGGGTTTGGAGGGCAGAAATTCATGGAAGATATGATGCCAAAG GTTCATTGGTTGAGGACCCAGTTCCCATCTTTGGACATTGAGGTGGATGGGGGAGTAGGTCCTGACACCATCCATAAGTGCGCAGAG GCAGGAGCTAACATGATTGTGTCTGGCAGTGCCATTATGAGGAGTGAAGACCCCAGATCTGTGATCAACCTGTTAAGAAACGTTTGCTCAGAAGCTGCTCAGAAACGTTCTCTTGATCGATGA
- the RPE gene encoding ribulose-phosphate 3-epimerase isoform X1 yields MASGCKIGPSILNSDLASLGAECLRMLDSGADYLHLDVMDGHFVPNITFGHPVVESLRKQLGQDPFFDMHMMVSRPEQWVKPMAVAGANQYTFHLEATDNPGALIKDIRENGMKVGLAIKPGTSVEYLAPWANQIDMALIMTVEPGFGGQKFMEDMMPKVHWLRTQFPSLDIEVDGGVGPDTIHKCAEAGANMIVSGSAIMRSEDPRSVINLLRNVCSEAAQKRSLDR; encoded by the exons ATGGCGTCTGGTTGCAAGATTGGCCCATCCATCCTCAACAGTGACCTGGCTAGTTTAGGGGCCGAGTGCCTCCGGATGCTGGACTCTGGGGCCGATTATCTGCACCTGGATGTAATGGACGG GCATTTTGTTCCCAACATCACCTTTGGTCACCCTGTGGTAGAAAGCCTCCGAAAGCAGCTAGGCCAGGACCCTTTCTTTG ACATGCACATGATGGTGTCCAGGCCGGAACAGTGGGTAAAACCAATGGCTGTAGCAGGAGCCAATCAATACACCTTTCATCTTGAGGCTACTGACAACCCAGGAGCTTTGATCAAAGACATTCGGGAGAATGGAATGAAG GTTGGCCTTGCTATCAAACCAGGAACTTCAGTTGAGTATTTGGCACCATGGGCTAATCAAATAGATATGGCCTTGATTATGACAGTGGAACCTGGGTTTGGAGGGCAGAAATTCATGGAAGATATGATGCCAAAG GTTCATTGGTTGAGGACCCAGTTCCCATCTTTGGACATTGAGGTGGATGGGGGAGTAGGTCCTGACACCATCCATAAGTGCGCAGAG GCAGGAGCTAACATGATTGTGTCTGGCAGTGCCATTATGAGGAGTGAAGACCCCAGATCTGTGATCAACCTGTTAAGAAACGTTTGCTCAGAAGCTGCTCAGAAACGTTCTCTTGATCGATGA
- the RPE gene encoding ribulose-phosphate 3-epimerase isoform X2, translating to MASGCKIGPSILNSDLASLGAECLRMLDSGADYLHLDAPCSSGRSVFYMHMMVSRPEQWVKPMAVAGANQYTFHLEATDNPGALIKDIRENGMKVGLAIKPGTSVEYLAPWANQIDMALIMTVEPGFGGQKFMEDMMPKVHWLRTQFPSLDIEVDGGVGPDTIHKCAEAGANMIVSGSAIMRSEDPRSVINLLRNVCSEAAQKRSLDR from the exons ATGGCGTCTGGTTGCAAGATTGGCCCATCCATCCTCAACAGTGACCTGGCTAGTTTAGGGGCCGAGTGCCTCCGGATGCTGGACTCTGGGGCCGATTATCTGCACCTGGAT GCACCCTGCTCTTCAGGGAGGTCAGTTTTTT ACATGCACATGATGGTGTCCAGGCCGGAACAGTGGGTAAAACCAATGGCTGTAGCAGGAGCCAATCAATACACCTTTCATCTTGAGGCTACTGACAACCCAGGAGCTTTGATCAAAGACATTCGGGAGAATGGAATGAAG GTTGGCCTTGCTATCAAACCAGGAACTTCAGTTGAGTATTTGGCACCATGGGCTAATCAAATAGATATGGCCTTGATTATGACAGTGGAACCTGGGTTTGGAGGGCAGAAATTCATGGAAGATATGATGCCAAAG GTTCATTGGTTGAGGACCCAGTTCCCATCTTTGGACATTGAGGTGGATGGGGGAGTAGGTCCTGACACCATCCATAAGTGCGCAGAG GCAGGAGCTAACATGATTGTGTCTGGCAGTGCCATTATGAGGAGTGAAGACCCCAGATCTGTGATCAACCTGTTAAGAAACGTTTGCTCAGAAGCTGCTCAGAAACGTTCTCTTGATCGATGA